Proteins encoded by one window of Candidatus Zixiibacteriota bacterium:
- a CDS encoding replication-relaxation family protein yields MTAKRFKFTERDSELLVDLYKHRFLTTTQLQRLHFPSMQTAYRRMRVLKAAGYVASFMVANIDESIFMVSLRGLQAVAEALGVERDQLKWSETKAKPRDYYFMRHFLGINDFRIALTLACQASDVRLLGFIPDYYGEKSEKGVVTKYIRDVICDVTHERREVAHTPDGVFALERDGKHALFFLEIDRGTEVISDPSKGLSKALAFYSEYLLSGKYQRYASDFSVGQFKGFRTLLVTSSSDRLENIRRTASTLPAPEKAKQFFWLTTFELVESKGLLQSIWKSSLQSDRTSYSLLGRG; encoded by the coding sequence ATGACGGCAAAGCGCTTCAAATTCACCGAGCGCGACAGCGAACTACTCGTGGACTTGTATAAGCATCGCTTCCTTACCACTACGCAGCTTCAGCGTTTGCACTTTCCATCGATGCAGACTGCTTACCGACGCATGCGGGTGTTGAAGGCGGCCGGGTATGTGGCGTCCTTCATGGTTGCCAACATCGATGAGTCGATTTTCATGGTATCGCTACGTGGACTGCAGGCCGTGGCCGAAGCGCTGGGCGTTGAGCGCGATCAATTGAAGTGGTCAGAGACGAAGGCGAAGCCCCGGGACTACTATTTCATGCGGCACTTCCTCGGGATCAACGATTTTCGAATCGCCCTCACACTGGCCTGCCAAGCGTCCGATGTCCGATTGCTCGGTTTTATCCCTGACTACTACGGCGAAAAATCCGAAAAAGGTGTCGTGACCAAGTACATCAGGGATGTGATCTGCGATGTTACGCACGAGCGTCGAGAGGTCGCCCACACTCCGGACGGCGTCTTTGCCCTTGAACGTGACGGCAAACACGCGTTGTTCTTTTTGGAAATAGATAGAGGCACAGAGGTTATCTCCGATCCAAGTAAGGGGTTGTCAAAGGCTCTGGCGTTTTATTCGGAGTACTTGCTTAGCGGCAAATACCAGCGGTATGCCAGTGACTTTTCGGTTGGCCAATTCAAAGGGTTCAGGACATTACTCGTGACCTCGAGCAGTGACCGACTCGAAAACATACGGCGCACGGCCTCGACACTGCCAGCGCCGGAAAAAGCGAAACAGTTCTTTTGGCTTACCACGTTTGAGCTGGTCGAATCGAAGGGTCTACTGCAATCGATCTGGAAGTCCTCGCTCCAGAGTGATCGTACAAGCTACTCTTTGCTTGGCAGGGGATGA
- a CDS encoding replication-relaxation family protein, whose product MTKTDSNKSPIRITARDKQLLQKLSEYRLLSTEQIRYLLYPSMNRARKRILQLFRHGLVARFTRPVRLGEGSSQYIYRPSRKGESLIHQEPLGPKLATRSLTETQGKHALQINDFRVALELAERIRDDFSLAYWKPDREVKVTVPVTIRQKPVQVPIVPDGVFSVRIQDKDFFYMLEIDRATTPLNRIRIKLEAYLSFWHSRPHLADLGIPTFRILWVTSGKQRLQNLLGIIQALTAKYPRTDIAFLTTQDQVRLDQPEHILGKVWQLVHRTEVLLTSPFPAIPFERSRSHQVNHQCANQKPELAKGEHGPGG is encoded by the coding sequence ATGACGAAAACCGACTCCAATAAATCACCCATTCGGATAACAGCCCGAGACAAACAGCTCCTGCAAAAGCTCTCGGAATACCGCCTGCTGTCCACCGAACAGATCAGGTATCTGCTGTACCCATCCATGAACCGGGCACGCAAGCGAATTCTACAATTGTTCCGTCACGGACTAGTGGCGCGATTCACCAGACCGGTACGGCTCGGAGAAGGTTCATCGCAGTACATCTATCGACCATCCCGGAAGGGTGAGTCGCTCATTCACCAAGAGCCGCTCGGCCCCAAGTTAGCCACTCGCAGTCTCACCGAGACTCAAGGCAAGCATGCCCTTCAGATAAACGATTTCCGCGTGGCTTTGGAATTGGCAGAACGAATCCGAGATGACTTTTCGCTGGCATATTGGAAACCCGATAGAGAAGTGAAGGTCACCGTTCCGGTCACAATCCGCCAGAAACCAGTGCAGGTCCCGATTGTGCCGGATGGAGTTTTCAGCGTCCGTATCCAAGACAAAGATTTCTTCTACATGCTCGAAATCGACCGGGCAACGACTCCCCTGAATCGAATCAGGATAAAATTGGAGGCTTATCTGAGCTTCTGGCACTCGCGACCGCATCTTGCCGACCTTGGGATTCCGACATTTCGGATCCTTTGGGTCACATCAGGAAAGCAGCGGCTCCAAAATCTCTTGGGAATCATCCAGGCCCTGACGGCCAAGTACCCTCGAACGGATATCGCTTTTCTAACCACGCAGGATCAAGTTCGGCTTGACCAACCGGAGCATATCTTGGGGAAAGTCTGGCAGCTTGTTCATCGGACGGAAGTACTGCTGACCAGTCCGTTTCCCGCCATTCCTTTTGAACGCTCCCGATCGCACCAGGTAAACCACCAGTGTGCGAACCAGAAGCCTGAGCTAGCTAAGGGCGAGCACGGGCCCGGCGGATGA
- a CDS encoding TraM recognition domain-containing protein, which produces MEAFAIILIFAIGGGLVLWYQGKAAEQKRKDARLAEEAESKRLAECEEVVRYFANFYGYLARAVVSRDELAQKIDTGATAEELQGFISGRMLSVDGIELGSHGSGLPVILPDEYRDKHLYVVGKSGYGKTNFLRYLILQDLSRGNGIGVLAPEMEMLTEEVLPFIPDDRVEDVIYFNPKDLEFPVVLNPLYLEPGEDIDLHVDETFTVLQRVVGDGGPRMDEILRHSLYALTERPGSTLMDFEPLLDRHDDTLRKEIVRNTDDEQTKRFFEHTYPQLPKDAHFPIINRISRIIRGKYVRNCLCPPMRTSLKPEEVSRRLLNIRRAMDEGKILLFNLSDGILGTVASQLIGQLIVAKYQTATMSRADTSKGKRLSHYLYLDEFQNFCGIAQQSYKKILSRARKYKLGLILAHQQTRQVPLELYREILGNVSTIVSFQVAQADAGRLGPEFINQYDFEIESLPKEELLKLGVGEAYCRIGKNTFPMWVPRIDVEPDFDRAREVVEYSRQTYGIPRTPKTQDDAPRQTGPDSDPLADLDPDEVF; this is translated from the coding sequence GTGGAAGCTTTCGCCATCATTCTTATTTTTGCCATAGGCGGGGGACTGGTGCTTTGGTACCAGGGTAAGGCAGCTGAACAGAAGCGCAAAGACGCCCGTCTGGCCGAAGAGGCCGAATCGAAGCGTCTCGCTGAGTGCGAGGAGGTCGTTCGGTACTTCGCCAACTTCTACGGCTATCTGGCACGAGCGGTGGTCAGCCGGGACGAACTGGCCCAGAAAATCGACACTGGAGCCACCGCGGAGGAGCTCCAGGGCTTTATTTCGGGGCGGATGCTATCAGTGGACGGAATCGAGCTCGGAAGCCACGGCAGCGGCCTTCCGGTGATCCTTCCGGACGAGTACCGGGACAAACACCTGTATGTGGTCGGAAAGTCTGGCTACGGCAAGACGAATTTCCTCCGGTATTTGATTCTCCAGGACCTGTCCCGGGGCAACGGGATCGGGGTTTTGGCCCCGGAGATGGAAATGCTCACCGAGGAGGTCCTCCCGTTCATTCCTGACGACCGGGTCGAGGATGTCATCTACTTCAACCCGAAAGACCTTGAGTTTCCGGTTGTTCTGAATCCGCTGTATTTGGAGCCGGGTGAAGACATCGACCTCCACGTGGATGAGACCTTTACCGTGCTTCAACGGGTAGTCGGCGATGGCGGCCCTCGGATGGACGAGATTCTTCGCCACAGCCTTTATGCGCTGACTGAGCGGCCGGGTTCGACCCTTATGGACTTCGAGCCGCTCTTGGACCGCCATGACGATACATTGCGGAAGGAAATTGTTCGAAACACCGACGACGAACAGACCAAGCGGTTCTTCGAACACACCTATCCGCAGCTGCCCAAGGACGCGCACTTTCCTATTATCAACCGGATTTCTCGGATCATCAGGGGTAAGTACGTGCGGAACTGCCTTTGCCCACCCATGCGAACTTCGTTGAAACCGGAAGAGGTTTCAAGGCGTTTGCTCAACATCCGGCGGGCGATGGACGAGGGCAAGATACTTTTATTCAACTTGTCAGATGGGATTCTGGGAACGGTTGCAAGCCAACTGATCGGCCAGCTCATTGTGGCCAAGTACCAAACCGCGACCATGAGCCGCGCCGATACGTCGAAAGGGAAGCGGCTGTCGCACTACCTTTACTTGGACGAATTTCAAAATTTCTGCGGTATCGCACAGCAGTCGTACAAGAAGATTCTCTCGCGGGCGCGCAAGTACAAGCTCGGCTTGATTCTCGCTCATCAACAGACGCGGCAAGTACCTTTGGAACTCTATCGGGAGATCTTAGGCAATGTCTCGACTATCGTAAGCTTTCAAGTTGCCCAGGCGGATGCTGGCAGACTCGGACCGGAGTTCATCAATCAGTATGACTTCGAAATTGAGTCGCTGCCGAAGGAGGAACTGCTAAAGCTTGGCGTCGGCGAAGCATACTGTCGGATTGGCAAGAACACGTTCCCGATGTGGGTTCCCAGAATCGACGTCGAACCAGATTTCGACCGGGCGCGTGAAGTGGTCGAATACTCGCGGCAGACGTACGGCATCCCACGAACACCAAAGACGCAGGATGACGCTCCAAGGCAAACTGGGCCTGACTCCGACCCGCTTGCTGACCTTGATCCAGACGAGGTGTTCTAA